One window of the Colletotrichum lupini chromosome 9, complete sequence genome contains the following:
- a CDS encoding endo-1,3-beta-glucanase produces the protein MTTKQVLSLLPLLFSAGWSSPAPFPPKGGYPGGFPSPDGKPGFAPSGAVPSFPQESGVATPVNNALKPAASTTPGKGGNNTGGGPTLPAGYAKIVFEDDFSTQKAGALPDSSKWTFDVGTGYPGGATNWGTNEIQTYTKDTKNIAISESGTLTITPIKTGEAWTSSRIETNAASDFTCPAKSKLRMEASIMIPASNPATQSGIWPAFWSMGSAFRTNVTSWPSVGEIDMLEVSKGVGTVFQTAHCGVINGGPCNEKTGLSSSAEFPRGEFVKIACEVDRSAGGGFATEKLVWYLNDKVTKTITGQEIGDEAVWKNLAQTPKMILLNVAIGGEFPDAKAGTKTPNAQTVGGKDSRMEVKYVAVYST, from the coding sequence ATGACGACTAAGCAGGTTCtgtctcttcttcctcttctcttcAGCGCGGGCTGGTCATCCCCGGCGCCGTTCCCTCCTAAGGGAGGTTACCCCGGCGGTTTCCCGTCTCCAGATGGCAAGCCAGGCTTTGCGCCTTCCGGAGCCGTCCCGTCGTTTCCTCAGGAGTCTGGTGTCGCGACCCCGGTCAACAACGCCCTCAAGCCTGCCGCCAGCACGACCCCAGGCAAGGGGGGCAATAACACAGGCGGCGGCCCGACCCTCCCCGCCGGCTACGCAAAGATCGTCTTCGAGGACGACTTCTCGACGCAAAAGGCCGGCGCCCTACCCGACTCGTCAAAGTGGACCTTTGATGTCGGTACTGGCTACCCGGGTGGCGCCACCAACTGGGGCACGAATGAGATCCAGACCTATACCAAGGACACCAAGAACATTGCTATCTCGGAAAGCGGCACCCTAACCATCACGCCCATCAAGACCGGCGAGGCGTGGACCTCATCTCGTATCGAGACCAACGCCGCGTCGGACTTCACTTGCCCGGCTAAGAGCAAGCTGCGCATGGAGGCAAGCATCATGATTCCGGCTTCGAACCCGGCAACGCAGTCCGGCATCTGGCCCGCCTTCTGGTCCATGGGCTCCGCCTTCCGCACAAATGTTACCTCGTGGCCCAGCGTCGGCGAGATCGACATGCTCGAGGTCTCCAAGGGTGTCGGCACGGTGTTCCAGACGGCTCACTGCGGCGTTATCAACGGCGGCCCATGCAACGAGAAGACTGGTCTCAGCTCCAGCGCCGAGTTCCCGCGCGGCGAGTTTGTCAAGATTGCCTGTGAAGTTGATCGGTCTGCCGGCGGCGGTTTCGCCACTGAGAAGCTTGTGTGGTACCTCAACGACAAGGTGACCAAGACCATTACGGGCCAGGAGATTGGCGACGAGGCTGTTTGGAAGAACCTTGCTCAGACCCCCAAGATGATCCTGCTCAACGTCGCTATCGGTGGCGAGTTCCCTGATGCCAAGGCTGGTACCAAGACGCCCAATGCTCAGACTGTCGGCGGCAAGGATTCCCGTATGGAGGTCAAGTACGTTGCTGTCTACAGCACTTAG
- a CDS encoding glycosyl hydrolase family 61: MKSVAALALTASMANMVAGHAIFQQLWVNGVDQESSCVRMPASNSPVQDPTSNDMRCNANSAAATTTCGVKAGDTITVEMHQHNTRACTEEAIGGAHHGPVMVYLSSVADAATADGSSSFFKIFESGYFANNNTWGNDLINEGCGKQNVVIPSDIAPGDYLLRAETVALHAAGSANGAQYYMSCYQLKVEGSGTAKPEGVVFPGAYKATDPGLLINIYNTISNYVIPGPAVYEGGGSSGSAPASSAPAASAPAAAASSSAPAAAAPTTLVTSAAAASATPTAAAPATTSSAAAASTSAAAAPAPSSPSGCKRRRARKARRSAKY; encoded by the exons ATGAAGTCTGTCGCTGCTCTCGCCCTTACCGCCTCCATGGCCAACATGGTTGCCGGCCACGCCATCTTCCAGCAACTCTGGGTCAACGGTGTTGACCAGGAGTCCAGCTGCGTCCGCATGCCC GCTTCCAACTCTCCCGTCCAGGACCCCACGTCCAACGACATGCGCTGCAACGCCAACTCCGCtgccgccaccaccacctgcGGCGTCAAGGCCGGCGACACCATCACCGTCGAGATGCACCAGCACAACACCCGTGCCTGCACTGAGGAGGCTATTGGAGGTGCCCACCACGGCCCCGTCATGGTCTACCTGAGCTCCGTCGCCGACGCCGCCACCGCCGATGGCTCCAGCTCTTTCTTCAAGATCTTCGAGTCTGGCTACTTCGCCAACAACAACACCTGGGGTAACGACCTGATCAACGAGGGCTGCGGCAAACAGAACGTTGTCATTCCCTCTGACATCGCCCCTGGTGACTACCTTCTCCGTGCCGAAACCGTTGCTCTCCACGCTGCTGGCTCCGCCAACGGTGCCCAGTACTACATGAG CTGCTACCAACTCAAGGTAGAAGGATCTGGAACGGCCAAGCCTGAGGGTGTTGTCTTCCCCGGTGCCTACAAGGCCACCGACCCTGGTCTGTTGATCAACATCTACAACACCATCTCCAA CTACGTCATCCCCGGCCCTGCTGTCTACGAGGGTGGTGGCTCTTCCGGCTCTGCCCCCGCTTCCTCCGCTCCCGCTGCCTCCGCCCCGGCCGCTGCCGCTTCTTCTTCGGCTCCCGCTGCTGCCGCCCCCACTACCCTCGTCACTAGCGCCGCTGCCGCCTCGGCCACTCCCACCGCTGCTGCCCCCGCTACCACCTcttccgccgccgctgcctcTACctccgctgctgctgccccTGCTCCCAGCAGCCCCTCTGGCTGCAAGCGCCGCCGTGCTCGCAAGGCCCGCCGCTCTGCCAAGTACTAG